In the genome of Euleptes europaea isolate rEulEur1 chromosome 7, rEulEur1.hap1, whole genome shotgun sequence, one region contains:
- the TTC9C gene encoding tetratricopeptide repeat protein 9C isoform X2, which produces MELRLQQAQRFKEEGNRCYKEGRFRDAVRRYHWALLQVKGLDPSVPSPLQEFGGERPHVTLEQEQALHSTQSDCYNNLAACLLHMEPVNYERVKDYSLKVLERQPENTKALYRAGVAFYHLRDYDKARHYLLEAIGKQPKDANVKRYLQLTESQLNSYHQKEKQLYMGMFG; this is translated from the exons ATGGAGCTGCGGCTGCAGCAGGCCCAGCGCTTCAAGGAGGAAGGGAATCGCTGTTACAAAGAGGGACGTTTCCGGGATGCCGTGAGGCGTTACCACTGGGCCCTTCTGCAGGTGAAAGGGCTGGATCCCAGCgtgccttctcctctgcaggaaTTTGGTGGGGAGAGGCCTCACGTAACCCTCGAACAGGAACAAGCTCTCCACAGCACCCAAAGCGACTGCTACAACAATCTTGCCG CCTGTCTCCTCCACATGGAACCTGTGAACTATGAGCGAGTGAAAGACTACAGTCTAAAGGTCCTGGAAAGGCAGCCGGAGAACACGAAGGCCCTGTATCGTGCCGGAGTGGCATTCTACCACCTGCGGGATTACGACAAAGCACGCCACTATCTCTTGGAAGCTATCGGCAAACAGCCCAAAG ATGCCAACGTGAAGCGTTACTTGCAGCTGACGGAGTCCCAGCTGAACAGCTACCACCAAAAGGAGAAGCAGCTTTATATGGGAATGTTTGGGTAG
- the TTC9C gene encoding tetratricopeptide repeat protein 9C isoform X1, whose protein sequence is MAAAKASSEETMELRLQQAQRFKEEGNRCYKEGRFRDAVRRYHWALLQVKGLDPSVPSPLQEFGGERPHVTLEQEQALHSTQSDCYNNLAACLLHMEPVNYERVKDYSLKVLERQPENTKALYRAGVAFYHLRDYDKARHYLLEAIGKQPKDANVKRYLQLTESQLNSYHQKEKQLYMGMFG, encoded by the exons ATGGCGGCAGCAAAG gcctcttcagaggagaCCATGGAGCTGCGGCTGCAGCAGGCCCAGCGCTTCAAGGAGGAAGGGAATCGCTGTTACAAAGAGGGACGTTTCCGGGATGCCGTGAGGCGTTACCACTGGGCCCTTCTGCAGGTGAAAGGGCTGGATCCCAGCgtgccttctcctctgcaggaaTTTGGTGGGGAGAGGCCTCACGTAACCCTCGAACAGGAACAAGCTCTCCACAGCACCCAAAGCGACTGCTACAACAATCTTGCCG CCTGTCTCCTCCACATGGAACCTGTGAACTATGAGCGAGTGAAAGACTACAGTCTAAAGGTCCTGGAAAGGCAGCCGGAGAACACGAAGGCCCTGTATCGTGCCGGAGTGGCATTCTACCACCTGCGGGATTACGACAAAGCACGCCACTATCTCTTGGAAGCTATCGGCAAACAGCCCAAAG ATGCCAACGTGAAGCGTTACTTGCAGCTGACGGAGTCCCAGCTGAACAGCTACCACCAAAAGGAGAAGCAGCTTTATATGGGAATGTTTGGGTAG